Below is a genomic region from Nocardioides panacis.
AGACCTTCGGGCGGACGGTCGCGCTCGACGGTCTGGACCTCGAGGTGACCACCGGTGAGGTGCACGGCTTCCTCGGCCCGAACGGTGCCGGGAAGTCCACGACCATCCGGGTGCTGCTCGGGCTGCTCCGGGCCGACGCGGGCGACGTACGGCTGCTGGAGGGGGACCCGTGGCGGGACGCCGCGACCCTGCACCGGCGGCTGGCCTACGTGCCCGGCGAGATGAACCTGTGGCCGAACCTCACCGGGGGCGAGGTCATCGACCTGCTCGGCCGGCTGCGCGGCAGCCACGACCCGCGGCGCCGGGCGGACCTGCTCGAGCGGTTCGACCTCGACCCGACCAAGAAGTCCCGCACCTACTCCAAGGGCAACCGGCAGAAGGTCGGCCTGGTCGCCGCGCTCGCCGCGGACGTGGAGCTGCTGCTGCTCGACGAGCCGACCTCCGGGCTCGACCCGCTGATGGAGGCGGTGTTCCAGGAGTGCATCCGCGAGGAGGCCGCCGCCGGGCGGACGGTGCTGCTGTCCAGCCACATCCTGGCCGAGGCCGAGGCGCTGTGCGACCGGGTCAGCATCGTGCGCTCCGGCCGGATCGTGCAGCACGGCACGCTCGCCGACCTGCGGCACCTGACCCGGACCACGGTGATCGCCGAGACCCGGCTGCACGCCGACGCCCTGGCCGCCGTACCCGGGGTGGGGCACGTGGACCGCCTCGACGGCCGGGTCAGCTTCGACGTCGACACCGAGCACCTCGACGAGGCGATGCGCTACCTGTCCTCGCTCGACATCCGGTCGCTGGTCAGCCACCCCCCGACCCTGGAGGAGCTGTTCCTGCGGCAGTACGGCGAGTCGGTGTGAGCACGCTCACCGGCACCACGGCCCTGGCCCGCCTCGTCGTCCGGCGGGACCGGGTCAGGATGGCGGTGTGGGTGCTCGCGATGACGCTGCTGACCTACTCCTCGGGCAGCGCGATGGGCACGACGTTCCCGACCCAGGCCTCGATCGACAGCTACGCCTCCTCGATGGCCACCTCGCCGGCGGTGATCTTCCTCGCCGGCCCGCCGGTCGCCCTGGACACGCTGCCGGGCATCGTGCTGAACAAGGTGTCCTTCCTGGGGCTGGTCGGCGTGTGCCTGATGACCGTCCTCCAGGTGGTGCGGCACACCCGCGCCGAGGAGGAGGAGGGGCGCGCCGAGCTGGTCCGGGCCGGGGTGGTGGGCCGCGACGCCGCGCTCGCGGCGACGGTGCTGGTGACCGGTGCCGCCGCGCTGCTCGTCGGGGCCGGGCAGGCGCTCGCGACGAACGCCGCGCAGGTGCCGCTCGGGGACGCGCTGCTGTACGGCGCGTCGGTGGCCGCCCTCGGCCTGGTGTTCGCCGGGATCGCGCTGTGCACCGCCCAGGTGTTCACCCACGCCCGGGCGGCGAGCGGGTCGGCCCTGGCGCTCTTCGGCGTCGCCTACGTCGTGCGGGGCGCCGGTGACGTGCAGGGCAACGGCCTGGTGTGGCTCTCGCCCATCGGGTGGTCCCAGGCGACGCACGCGACCGGCGCCGACGCGACCTGGTGGCCGCTGCTGGTCCCGGTCGTGGTGAGCGCCGTGCTCGTCGGTCTGGCCGCCTGGCTGCAGCGCCGGCGCGACGAGGGCGCCGGCCTGGTGTCCGGCCGGCCCGGCCGCGCGCAGGCCGCCCGCTCGCTGTCCGGGGCGTTCGGCCTGGCGCTGCGCACCCAGCGCCCGCTGCTGGTCGGCTGGGCCCTCGGCCTGTTCGCGCTCGGCGCGGTGTACGGCTCGCTGACCCAGGGCGTCGAGGACCTGGCCCGCAGCAACCCCACGCTGGAGGAGTTCTTCCGGGCGAGCGGGCAGGGCAGCCTGGTCGACTCGTTCCGCGCCACGATGCTGCTGGTGCTCGCCCTGCTGGCCGGCGCCTACGCCGTCGGCTCGGCGCTGCGGCTCACCTCCGAGGAGACCTCCGGCCGGCTCGAGCCGCTGCTCGCCACCGGGCTGTCGCGCGCCCGGTGGATGCTCGGCACCCTGGCGATGACCCTGGTCGGCAGCGCGACGGTGCTCCTCGCCGCCGGGGCGGGTCTCGGGTCGACGTACGCGATGTCGACGGGGGACCCGTCCCAGCTGCTCCGGATCGCCGGCCTGGAGCTGGTCTACCTCCCGGCCGTGCTGGTCCCGGCCGGCATCGCCGCGCTGGTGCACGGGTGGCGGCCGGGCTGGGCCCGGGTCGCCTGGGTGGTCCTCGCCGTCTGGTTCGTGCTCGGCTACCTCGGTGAGCTGCTGAACGCCCCCGAGTGGCTGGTGCGGACCTCTCCCTTCACCCGCACCCCCTCCGTCCCGGTGGCGTCGCTGTCCCTCACCGCCCCGCTGGTGATCACCCTGCTGGTGGCCCTGCTCACCGCCGTCGGCGTCACGGCCCTCCGCCACCGCGACCTCCAGACCCACTGAGGCGCCCCCACCCCGTCGGCGCGGGCCCGATGTCGGGGTGCGCCCGGGCACGGGCCGGCGGAGGGATGCCTCGATACGGAAATAGTTAGCAAGGGTAATGAGTTAGGCTAAGCACCATGCCATCCGTCGAGAAGGTCACCCGCACCGACAGCGGGCTCGCGTCCGCGCTGCGCATCTCCGTCGCGCGACTGCAGCGCCGGTTGCGCGGCGAGCGGGACCCGGACAACGAGCTGCTCCCGGTGGGGCAGCTGTCCGTCCTCGGTCTGCTGAACCGCTTCGGTGACAGCACCGTCGGCGAGCTCGCCGCCCTCGAGCGGGTCCAGCCGCCGTCGATGACCCGCACCGTCAACTGCCTCGACGACGGCGGCTACGTCGTACGTCGCAAGAACGAGTCCGACGGGCGCCAGGTCGTCGTCGCGCTGTCCGAGCAGGGCAAGCAGACCCTCGCCAACGACCGTCGCCGTCGCGACGCCTGGCTCGCGCAGCGGCTGCGCGAGCTCACCCCCGAAGAACGCTCCGTGCTGCGTCAGGCAGCTCCGATCATCGAAAGGCTGGCTCAGGCTTGAGTCCCACGTTCCGCTCACTGTCGAACCGCAACTACCGGCTGTACGCGTCCGGTGCCGTGGTGTCGAACGTCGGGACGTGGATGCAGCGCGTCGCCCAGGACTGGCTCGTCCTGCAGCTGACGCACAACAACGGCACCGCCCTGGGCATCACGACCGGCCTGCAGTTCCTGCCGATCCTGCTGCTCTCCCCGTACGCCGGCCTGATCGCCGACCGCTTCCCGAAGCGCCGGCTGCTGCAGGTCACCCAGCTGATGCTCGCCGTCCCGGCGATGCTGCTCGGCGTGCTCGCGGTGACCGGGGTCGCGCAGAGCTGGCACGTCTACGCCCTGGCGTTCGTCTTCGGCATCGGCTCGGCGTTCGATGCCCCGGCCCGCCAGTCGTTCGTCAGCGAGATCGTCGGTCCCGAGGACCTGACCAACGCGGTCGGCCTCAACTCGGCGTCGTTCAACCTGGCCCGGATGATCGGCCCGGCCCTGGCCGGCCTGCTGATCGCCGCCTTCGGCTCGGGCGTCCCCGCGACCGGCGCGGTGATCATGGTCAACGCGGTCAGCTACGGCGCGGTGATCCTGTCGCTGCAGCGGATGCGCGACAGCGAGCTCAACCGCGCCGCGCCGACCCCCCGGCACAAGGGGATGATCCGCGACGGCGTGCGCTACGTGCTGCGTCGCCCGGACCTGATGCTGATCCTCACCATCGTGTTCTTCGCCGGCACCTTCGGGCTGAACTTCCAGCTCACCTCCGCGCTGATGGCGACCGAGGTGTTCCACAAGGGCGCCAGCGAGTACGGCATCCTCGGTACGACGCTCGCGATCGGCTCCCTGTCGGGCGCGCTGCTCGCCGCGCGCCGCGGCCGGATCCGGCACCGCCTGGTGATCATCGCCGCCGTCGTGTTCGGCGTCGCCGAGATCGTCGCCGGCCTGCTGCCGACGTACGTCGCGTTCGCGATCTGGACGCCAGTGATCGGGATCGCCTCGCTGACGATGATCACGTCGGCCAACGCCACCTTCCAGATGAGCGTCGCGCCGGAGATGCGCGGCCGGGTGATGGCGCTCTACATGATGATCTTCATGGGCGGCACGCCGATCGGCTCGCCCATCGTCGGCTGGGTCGGGGAGACCTTCGGGGCGCGCTGGACGCTGATCGGCGGAGGGGTCGCCACGATCCTCGGCACCGTGCTGGCGGTGCTGGTGTTCAGCCGCGCCCAGGGCCTGATCGGGCACGCGCACGACCGGACCGCGCACCGACCGAGCGCCGAGCCCGAGCGGGCCGTGCGCGAGGTAGGCGCGGCCGGCGAGGTGGTTGCCGGCCGCGCCTAGAGCGGGTCCCCGTCTAGCGCGAGGCGAACCAGGGCTGGTGCAGGTCGAGGTAGCGCACGTCGTGCATCGCGGTCTCCATCGCCCGGCGTACCTCCTCGGGCATCGCGACCTGCTCGCCGCGGCGGGCCGACTCCTCGTCGGAGAACGAGACCGTCTCGATGAACGACCCGTCCGCCTCGATCGCCAGGGTGCCGCCGAGGATCTCCGGGCGCATCTCGTGCAGCTGCTCGGTGTCGGTCATCATCGCCTTGAGGGTGTCCACGTCGTCGACCTTGCCCCGGATCACCTGGACGAAGCCGGCGTCGTCGGAGCCGCCGTCCATCAGCAGCGTGACGTCGGCGCAGTCGTGGAACTCGACGGGTCCGTCGAACAGCCTCTCCATCTCCGACCACCAGGCGCCCTGCTCGGGGCGCGCGGCGTTCGCGGCCGCCGCCTCCTGCGACTCGAAGCGCACGATCGCGAGGAACTGGTCGTCGTCGGTGAACCCGTAGGTCCCGCCGAGCCAGCCGTCCGCCCCCGGTGCGAGCTCACGCAGCCAGCGCTCGCCCATCTCCCGGCACTCGTCCCGCCGGGTGCTCTTCCCCCTGGATGATCTGGATGAACATGGGGCCTCCTTGTGGGCAGGCCGCTTCGGGTGAAGTGGTCGTTCCCGACGCTAGTGAGGGCGCTCGGGTGGGGTCCATGGCCCGTTCGGGGCAGCCCGCCGCCTACCCTGGAGACATGAATCCCCGCTACCGACGGCTGGTGATCCCGGGCGCCCTGGTGGGGCTGATCCTGATCGTGGTCCTGACCGCCCTGCTCGGGCGGTAGCCGTGGCCGCCGAACCCCTCCTCCGGGCCCTGACGCGGATGCGCGGGCTGCTCCTGGACGACCAGCAGCTGGTCCGGGCCGTCGCCTCGGGCCGCCAGAAGGGCCAGACCCCGCGCTGGCGCCGCGTCGAGCTCCGGTACGTCGACCTGAAGGCCGGCCGACGCCTCCAGGTGACGGCCTACGACGACACCCAGGCGCACACCTCGAACCACGAGCCCGGGGACGCCGCGAAGGCCGCCGTCGACGACCTGCTGGACCTGCCCTTCGGCAACTGGCACGTCGAGACGCTGACCGAGACCCACCAGCTCCGGGTGACCAAGAGGCTCGAGGCGATGGTGCACACGCAGGCGAGTGGTCCCGACAGGCTCGACCAGCCGGGACCCGGGCTCGACCGGCCGGGATCCGGGCTCGACCAGTCGGGGGAGGACCCGGCGCGCGAGCACGACCGGCGCAAGCCCCGGCTGCTCCCGGAGGACGCGCCGGTGCTGGTGGCGCTGGGCATCTCCGACGCCGACGGCCGGGTCAAGCCGAGCCGGCAGGCGAAGTACCGCCAGGTCGACGAGTTCCTGCGCAGCCTCACCTCCGTGGTCGACGAGGCGCTGGCCTCCGGACGGCTGCGCACCCCCACCGCGGAGGAGCCGCTGCGGGTCGTGGACCTCGGCTGCGGCAACGCCTACCTCACGTTCGCGGCGCACGCCTACCTCGAGGGCGTCCGCGGCCTGCCGGTGCGGGTGGTCGGCATCGACCGGCAGCCGCAGCTGGTGGCCCGCAACAACGAGATCGCGCGGGACCTCGGGATCGAGGAGCGGATCTCGTTCTCGCCCGGCGACATCGGCACCGCCGAGCTCGACGAGCGGCCGGACGTGGTGCTGGCGCTGCACGCGTGCGACACCGCCACCGACGACGCGCTCGCCCGGGCGGTCACCTGGGAGGCCCCGCTGGTGCTCGCGGCGCCCTGCTGCCACCACGACATCGCCGCCCAGCTGCGGCGCACGCCGACCCCGGCGCCGTACTCCCTGCTCACGCGCAGCGGCATCCTGCGCGAGCGGTTCGCGGACACCCTCACCGACGCGGTGCGCGCCTCGGTGCTGCGCCAGGTCGGCTACCGGGTCGACGTGACCGACTTCGTGGACAGCCGGCACACCCCGCGCAACACGCTGCTGCGCGCGGTGCGGACCGGCGCCGCGCCCTCGCCGGACGCCCGGCGCGAGCTGGACGACGTCGTCAGCACCTGGGGCATCCACCCGCAGCTGGCGGAGCTCCTGCGTGACCGGCTGGCCTAGGACCCGCGCGGCCGCGCTGCTGGCCCCGTTCCTGACCGTGCTCGCGACGGGAGCCGGGGCGGCGTACGCCGCGCCGGACGACCCGGTCCCGAGCCGGACGCTGTTCACGATCGACGACGACGAGGTGTTCGAGTCCAGCGGGCTGGTCGACACCGGCCGGGTGGTCTACACGATCAACGACTCCGGCGACGACGCGGTCGTCTACGGCCTGGACCCGGGCACCGGCCGTCCGGTCAGCCGGACGACGTACGCCGGCTCCGTCGAGGACGTGGAGGCGATCGCCCCCGGCCGGGACGGCCGCGTCTGGGTCGGCGACATCGGTGACAACCGGCGCCGCCGCGACGACGTCACGGTCTACCGCGTCGACCCGCGCGACGGCGAGCACCCGGCCACACCGCACCGGCTGACCTACCCCGACGGCGCGCACGACGCCGAGACGCTGCTGGTCCACCCGCGGACCGGCCGGGTCTTCGTGGTGTCCAAGTCGCCCTTCGGCGGCACCGTGTACGCCGCCCCGCGCACCCTGTCCGGCGCCGCCACCGACCGGCTCACGTCCTTCGCGCGGGTCTCCGGGCTGGTCACCGACGGCACGTTCTTCGCGGGCGGCAGGCGGGTGCTGCTGCGCACCTACGGCACCGCCTCGGTCTACACGTTCCCCGGCTTCGCGCTCGTCGGCACCGTGCGGCTGCCCGCCCAGCGGCAGGGCGAGGGCATCTCGGTCTCGCCGCAGGGACGGGTGCTGGTCTCCAGCGAGGGGCCCCGGTCCGACGTGCTCGAGGTGACACTGCCGGCGGCGCTCACCGACCCGTCGGCCACCCCGGCGGCGGCGCCCCTGGGGCCCGGGCCCACCCGCGACCCGCAGCGCCCCGGGGACCGGCCGCCGCGCGACCGGACGGCCGAGGAGTGGGGCTGGGTCGCGCTGGCCTCCGTCGGCGTCCTGTCGCTGGGCTACCTGACGCTCAGAGCCGTTCGACCACGTGGTCCACGCAGGCGGTGAGCGCCTCGACGTCGGCCGGGTCGATCGCCGGGAACATCGCCACCCGCAGCTGGTTGCGGCCGAGCTTGCGGTAGGGCTCGACGTCCACCACACCGTTGGCGCGCAGCACCCTGGCGACCGCGGCGGCGTCGACGCCCTCGTCGAAGTCGATGGTGCCGATGACCAGCGAGCGCTCGTCCGGGTCGGCGACGTACGGGGTCGTGTAGGACGTCTTCTCGGCCCAGGTGTAGAGCCGGTTCGAGCTGTCGGTGGTCCGGGACACCGCGAAGTCCAGGCCGCCCTGGCCGTTGAGCCAGTCGAGCTGCTCGGCCATCAGGAACAGCGTCGCGACCGACGGGGTGTTGTAGGTCTGGTTCTTGGTCGAGTTGTCGATCGCCGTGGGCAGGTCGAGGAACGCCGGCACCCAGCGGTCGGACGCGCCGATCTCCGCGGCGCGTTCCAGTGCCGCCGGCGAGAGCAGCGCGACCCACAGGCCGCCGTCGGAGCCGAAGTTCTTCTGCGGCGCGAAGTAGTAGGCGTCGGTCTCGCTGACGTCGACGGGCAGGCCGCCGGCACCCGAGGTGGCGTCCACCAGCACGAGCGCGCCCTCGTCGGCGCCGGCCACCCGGCGGACCGGGGCCATCACGCCGGTGGAGGTCTCGTTGTGCGCCCAGGCGTAGACGTCGACGCCGGCCTCGGCGCGCGGCGAGGGGCGGGTGCCGGTGGGGGACTCGATGACCGTGGGGTCGCCGAGGAACGGCGCGGCCTGCGCGGCCTGGGCGAACTTGGAGGAGAACTCCCCGAAGACCAGGTGCTGGCTGCGCTCGCGGACCAGGCCGAACGTCGCGACGTCCCAGAACGCGGTCGCGCCGCCGTTGCCGAGGACCACCTCGTAGCCCTCGGGCAGCTCGAACAGCGCGGCGATCCCCTCACGGACCCGGCCCACGAGGTTCTTCACCGGGGCCTGGCGGTGGGAGGTGCCGAGCAGGGAGCTGCCGGTGGCGGCGAGCGCCTGCAGGGCCTCGACCCGGACCTTCGAGGGGCCGGCGCCGAAGCGGCCGTCGGCGGGCAGGAGTGCGGCGGGGAGGGTGATCGTCTCGGTCACGGTGGCTGCTACCTCGGGGAGTGTCGCGTGCGGGTGACCTGACCTCGTTGTCAGCGTGTGCACCACTATTCTGGCATCCGCCACCGCACCGGACACGAACGGGGACACCTGATGAGCATGCGCATCCTCGCGGTTGCGTTCACCCATCCCGACACCCAGCGGCTGGTCGCGGACGTGCAGGCGGAGTACGTCCGGCTCTACGGCAGCGAGGACTCCACCCCGCTGGACACCGGCGTCTTCGACCCGCCGCAGGGTGCCTTCTTCGTCGGTTACGTCGACGGGCAGCCCGTCGCGATGGGCGGCTGGCGGCTGCGCTCGGACGTCCCGGCCCTCGGGGCGACCCGGTCCGCCGAGGTGAAGCGGATGTACGTCGCACCGGCCGCCCGCCGCCAGGGGCTGGCCCGGGCGGTGCTCGCGCACCTGGAGGAGACCGCCGCGCGGGCCGGTGCCGAGGCGATGGTCCTGGAGACCGGCACCGAGCAGCCGGAGGCCATCGCGATGTACGAGCGGGCCGGCTACGAGCGGATCGAGGGCTTCGGCTACTACCGCTGGTCGCCCAAGTCGCGGTGCTACGGCAAGCGGCTGGTGCCCGGGTCCCGGGCCGGCCGCTAGGAGGCGACCGCGCGGGCGCTGACCGCCTCGTCCACGGTGTCGTGGATGGTGAACACCTTGTCCAGGCCGGTGATCCGGAAGATCTTCAGCATCTGTTGCTCGGTGCACACCAGGGACAGCGAGCCCTTGAGCGCGTAGGCCCGGCGGCGGCCGCCGATCAGCGCGCCCAGGCCGGTCGACTCGATGAAGTCGACGGCCAGCAGGTCGATGATCAGGTTGACGTCCCCGCCGACCAGGGTCTCGGTGATCGCGTCCTTGAGCTGGGGCCCGGTGGCGAAGTCGATCTCGCCCTGGGGGCTGAGGATCGCGTAGCCCTCACGCCGCTCGACGTCGATCTGCAGATGCATGCTTCCTCCGATGTACCGGTCCGGACGCCGCTGCATTGCTGAACGAGCCCCGGGCATTCTGTCAGAAACCGCCCGGAAGTCCATTCCGGGCCCCGGGGCCCACCGGTCAGGCCCAGGCGCTCTGCCAGCCCTCGACCTCGTCGGCCTTGCGCGGCGCGGGCCCGGAGTACTTCGCGGACGGCCGGATCAGCCGGCCGGTGCGCTTCTGCTCCAGGATGTGCGCCGACCAGCCACCCGTGCGGGCGCAGGTGAACATCGAGGTGAACATGTGCGGCGGCACCTCGGCGAAGTCCAGGACGATGGCCGCCCAGAACTCCACGTTGGTCTCCAGGACGCGGTCCGGGCGGCGCGCCTTGAGCTCGGCCAGCGCCGCCTTCTCCAGGGCCTCGGCGACCGCGTAGCGCGGCGCGCCGAGCTCCTTCGCCGTGCGCCGCAGCACCCGGGCGCGCGGGTCCTCGGCGCGGTAGACGCGGTGCCCGAAGCCCATCAGCCGCTCACCCCTGTCGAGCAGGGCCTTGACGTAGGCCTCGGCGTCGCCGGTCTTCTCGACCTCCTCGAGCATGCCGAGCACGCGGGAGGGCGCGCCGCCGTGCAGCGGGCCGCTCATCGCGCCGATCGCGCCGGAGAAGGCGGCGGCCACGTCGGCACCGGTGGAGGTGATCACCCGGGAGGTGAAGGTGGAGGCGTTCATGCCGTGCTCGGCCGCCGAGCTCCAGTAGGCGTCGATGGCCGCGACGTGCTTGGGGTCGGCCTCGCCCTTCCAGCGGATCAGGAACCGCTCGGCGAGGGTGTGCCCGGCGTCCACGTCCTTCTGGGGGACGACCGGCTGGTGCAGGCCGCGGGCGGCCTGGGCGGCGTAGGACAGCACCATCACCGCGACCCGGCTCAGGTCGTCGCGGGCCTGCTGGTCGGTGATGTCGTAGGTCTGCCGGAAGCCGAACGCGGGCGCGAGCATCGCGATGGCCGCCTGCACGTCCACGCGCACCTCGCCGGTGTGCACCGGGATGTTGTAGGCCTCGGCCGGCGGCAGGCCGGGGGAGTAGGTGCCGTCGACGAGCAGGCCCCAGACGTTCTCGAAGGGCACGTGCCCGACGATGTCCTCGATGTCGACGCCGCGGTAGCGCAGCGCGGACCCTTCCTTGTCGGGCTCGGCGATCTCGGTCTCGAAGGCGACAACGCCCTCCAGGCCGTGGTGGACCTCGGTCATGACGACTCCTCTGTGGCTGTTCGACGCACCCCAAACGAGCTCATCATGCCGTATGGGTAGGTTCGCAGGATGAGCGAGCACCCCCAGACCCAGGACCTCGGTGCGCTGCGCCGCGAGTACGGCGACCGCGGGCTCGACACCCCGGACCTGGAGCCCGACCCGGTCGAGATGTTCCGGCGGTGGCTGGACGAGACCGTGGAGTCCGGGGTGCACGAGCCCAACGCGATGGTGGTCTCGACGGTGTCGGCCGAGGGCAGGCCCTCCTCGCGGATGGTGCTGCTGAAGGGGCTCGACACCCGGGGCTTCGTGTTCTACACGAACTACGAGTCCCGCAAGGGCGAGGAGATCGACGCCAACCCGCACGTCTCGCTGCTGTTCCCGTGGCAGGACCTGCAGCGCCAGGTCCGGGTCGAGGGCACCGCCTCGCGGGTCTCCCGGGAGGAGAGCGCCGCCTACTTCGCCGAGCGACCCCGGGAGTCGCAGCTCGGCGCCTGGGCGTCGCCGCAGTCCCGGGTGGTGGCCTCGCGCGCCGCGCTCGACGAGCGGTACGGCGGCGTGCTGGCGCAGTTCGCCGACGTGGACGACGTACCCCTCCCGCCGTCGTGGGGCGGGTTCCGGGTGGAGCCCGAGCTCGTGGAGTTCTGGCAGGGCCGCAAGGGCCGGATGCACGACCGGCTGCGCTACCGCCGCACGCACGGCGACCCGCACGCGCCCTGGACCGTGGAGCGGCTGGCCCCGTAGCCGGAAAACCGCTTGTGAGTGAGCACTCACTCACCTAGCATGTGGGGGTGACCTCCTCCCGCCGCACCGGCCGCGCCGCGCCGATGGCCCCCGACGACCGCCGCCGCGCGATCGTCGACGTCGTCGTGCCGCTGCTGCTCCAGCACGGCGGCGGGGTGACCACCAAGCAGATCGCCGAGGCCGCCGGCATCGCCGAGGGCACGATCTTCCGGGTCTTCCCCGACAAGGCCGCGCTGCTGATGGCGGCCGCGGCGGAGACCATGGACCCCGCCGCCGGGAAGGCCGAGCTGGCCGACGCCCTGGCGGGCGTCACCGACCTGCGGGAGCGGGTGCTGGTCGCCACCGAGCGGATGCACGCACGCTCGGAGCGGGTCGTCGCGGTGATGATGGCGCTGCGCGAGGTCTGGATGTCCCAGCCGCCCGGGTCGCACGAGCACCCGCCGGGGCCGCCGCAGTTCGTCCTCGACTCGCACCGGGCGCTGCTCGACCGGCTCACCGAGGTCTTCGAGCCGCACCGCGACGAGCTCACCGTCGAGCCCCGCAAGGCCGCGCTGCTGCTGCGCACCCTGGTGCTCGGCGTGCGGCACCCCGGCGCCGAGCCGGAGCAGATGCTCACCCCCTCCGAGATCACCGACGCCCTGCTCGGTGGAATCCGCACCCGACCCACCCGCCAGGAGGCCTGACGTGCTGATCCGGATCCTGAAGGAGTACCTCGCGGCGTACCGCAGGCCGCTCTCGCTCGTCGTGCTGCTGCAGTTCGTCGGCACCATGGCGGCGCTCTACCTGCCCAGCCTGAACGCGGACATCATCGACAGCGGCGTCGCGCGCGGCGACACCGGCTACATCGTGCGGACCGGCGCGACGATGTTGATGGTCTCGCTGGTGCAGATCCTGTGCAGCGGCGCCGCGGTGTACGTCGGGGCGCGCACCGCGATGGCGTTCGGCCGCGACCTGCGCGCCGGCCTGTTCCAGCGGGTCGGCACCTACAGCAGCCGCGAGGTCGCGCAGATCGGGGCGCCGTCGCTGATCACCCGCAACACCAACGACGTCCAGCAGGTGCAGATGCTGGTGCTGATGACCTGCACGATGATGGTCGCGGCGCCGATCATGATGGTCGGCGGCGTGCTGATGGCGATGCGCGAGGACCTCGGGCTGTCCTGGCTGCTCGCGGTCTGCGTCCCGATGCTGTTCCTGGCGGTCGGCTTCATCATCTCCCGGATGGTCCCGGGGTTCCGGCTGATGCAGACCCGCATCGACGGGGTGAACCGGATCCTCCGCGAGCAGATCACCGGCATCCGGGTGGTCCGGGCCTTCGTCCGCGAGCCCGTCGAGACCCGCCGCTTCGCCCGGGCCAACGACGACCTCAC
It encodes:
- a CDS encoding ABC transporter ATP-binding protein yields the protein MSAAISVSGLRKTFGRTVALDGLDLEVTTGEVHGFLGPNGAGKSTTIRVLLGLLRADAGDVRLLEGDPWRDAATLHRRLAYVPGEMNLWPNLTGGEVIDLLGRLRGSHDPRRRADLLERFDLDPTKKSRTYSKGNRQKVGLVAALAADVELLLLDEPTSGLDPLMEAVFQECIREEAAAGRTVLLSSHILAEAEALCDRVSIVRSGRIVQHGTLADLRHLTRTTVIAETRLHADALAAVPGVGHVDRLDGRVSFDVDTEHLDEAMRYLSSLDIRSLVSHPPTLEELFLRQYGESV
- a CDS encoding ABC transporter permease, yielding MSTLTGTTALARLVVRRDRVRMAVWVLAMTLLTYSSGSAMGTTFPTQASIDSYASSMATSPAVIFLAGPPVALDTLPGIVLNKVSFLGLVGVCLMTVLQVVRHTRAEEEEGRAELVRAGVVGRDAALAATVLVTGAAALLVGAGQALATNAAQVPLGDALLYGASVAALGLVFAGIALCTAQVFTHARAASGSALALFGVAYVVRGAGDVQGNGLVWLSPIGWSQATHATGADATWWPLLVPVVVSAVLVGLAAWLQRRRDEGAGLVSGRPGRAQAARSLSGAFGLALRTQRPLLVGWALGLFALGAVYGSLTQGVEDLARSNPTLEEFFRASGQGSLVDSFRATMLLVLALLAGAYAVGSALRLTSEETSGRLEPLLATGLSRARWMLGTLAMTLVGSATVLLAAGAGLGSTYAMSTGDPSQLLRIAGLELVYLPAVLVPAGIAALVHGWRPGWARVAWVVLAVWFVLGYLGELLNAPEWLVRTSPFTRTPSVPVASLSLTAPLVITLLVALLTAVGVTALRHRDLQTH
- a CDS encoding MarR family winged helix-turn-helix transcriptional regulator codes for the protein MPSVEKVTRTDSGLASALRISVARLQRRLRGERDPDNELLPVGQLSVLGLLNRFGDSTVGELAALERVQPPSMTRTVNCLDDGGYVVRRKNESDGRQVVVALSEQGKQTLANDRRRRDAWLAQRLRELTPEERSVLRQAAPIIERLAQA
- a CDS encoding MFS transporter — its product is MSPTFRSLSNRNYRLYASGAVVSNVGTWMQRVAQDWLVLQLTHNNGTALGITTGLQFLPILLLSPYAGLIADRFPKRRLLQVTQLMLAVPAMLLGVLAVTGVAQSWHVYALAFVFGIGSAFDAPARQSFVSEIVGPEDLTNAVGLNSASFNLARMIGPALAGLLIAAFGSGVPATGAVIMVNAVSYGAVILSLQRMRDSELNRAAPTPRHKGMIRDGVRYVLRRPDLMLILTIVFFAGTFGLNFQLTSALMATEVFHKGASEYGILGTTLAIGSLSGALLAARRGRIRHRLVIIAAVVFGVAEIVAGLLPTYVAFAIWTPVIGIASLTMITSANATFQMSVAPEMRGRVMALYMMIFMGGTPIGSPIVGWVGETFGARWTLIGGGVATILGTVLAVLVFSRAQGLIGHAHDRTAHRPSAEPERAVREVGAAGEVVAGRA
- a CDS encoding class I SAM-dependent methyltransferase; this translates as MAAEPLLRALTRMRGLLLDDQQLVRAVASGRQKGQTPRWRRVELRYVDLKAGRRLQVTAYDDTQAHTSNHEPGDAAKAAVDDLLDLPFGNWHVETLTETHQLRVTKRLEAMVHTQASGPDRLDQPGPGLDRPGSGLDQSGEDPAREHDRRKPRLLPEDAPVLVALGISDADGRVKPSRQAKYRQVDEFLRSLTSVVDEALASGRLRTPTAEEPLRVVDLGCGNAYLTFAAHAYLEGVRGLPVRVVGIDRQPQLVARNNEIARDLGIEERISFSPGDIGTAELDERPDVVLALHACDTATDDALARAVTWEAPLVLAAPCCHHDIAAQLRRTPTPAPYSLLTRSGILRERFADTLTDAVRASVLRQVGYRVDVTDFVDSRHTPRNTLLRAVRTGAAPSPDARRELDDVVSTWGIHPQLAELLRDRLA
- a CDS encoding esterase-like activity of phytase family protein is translated as MTGWPRTRAAALLAPFLTVLATGAGAAYAAPDDPVPSRTLFTIDDDEVFESSGLVDTGRVVYTINDSGDDAVVYGLDPGTGRPVSRTTYAGSVEDVEAIAPGRDGRVWVGDIGDNRRRRDDVTVYRVDPRDGEHPATPHRLTYPDGAHDAETLLVHPRTGRVFVVSKSPFGGTVYAAPRTLSGAATDRLTSFARVSGLVTDGTFFAGGRRVLLRTYGTASVYTFPGFALVGTVRLPAQRQGEGISVSPQGRVLVSSEGPRSDVLEVTLPAALTDPSATPAAAPLGPGPTRDPQRPGDRPPRDRTAEEWGWVALASVGVLSLGYLTLRAVRPRGPRRR
- the serC gene encoding phosphoserine transaminase, which translates into the protein MTETITLPAALLPADGRFGAGPSKVRVEALQALAATGSSLLGTSHRQAPVKNLVGRVREGIAALFELPEGYEVVLGNGGATAFWDVATFGLVRERSQHLVFGEFSSKFAQAAQAAPFLGDPTVIESPTGTRPSPRAEAGVDVYAWAHNETSTGVMAPVRRVAGADEGALVLVDATSGAGGLPVDVSETDAYYFAPQKNFGSDGGLWVALLSPAALERAAEIGASDRWVPAFLDLPTAIDNSTKNQTYNTPSVATLFLMAEQLDWLNGQGGLDFAVSRTTDSSNRLYTWAEKTSYTTPYVADPDERSLVIGTIDFDEGVDAAAVARVLRANGVVDVEPYRKLGRNQLRVAMFPAIDPADVEALTACVDHVVERL
- a CDS encoding GNAT family N-acetyltransferase; this encodes MSMRILAVAFTHPDTQRLVADVQAEYVRLYGSEDSTPLDTGVFDPPQGAFFVGYVDGQPVAMGGWRLRSDVPALGATRSAEVKRMYVAPAARRQGLARAVLAHLEETAARAGAEAMVLETGTEQPEAIAMYERAGYERIEGFGYYRWSPKSRCYGKRLVPGSRAGR